TCTTTGCCCAGAACCCTGCTGTCAGTGGGAAACCGATGAGTGATATCGTTGCAAGCGAGAAGGCTATTCCAGCTGCAGAGTTGCTTTTAAAGCCTTTCTGGTTGAGATAACCGTAGATTGTGAATAGTATGAACATGGAAATTGCCTCATTGAAAAGGTATAAATATGCGGCCGAGACAATTGCTTCGCTACCGAGGGAACCTGAAGAGAGCGCTGCCATGACCGTGCTTGCTCCTGCAATGGATGCGTATGCGAGCGCTCTTCCCAAAGTTTTTTGCTTCATTGCGGCAAGCTGTGATACTACAATCGATATCAAAGAAAGTATGTAGACCGGCATTGGTTTAACAGGTTCCAAAACGTTGAAAAAGATTCTTGAGAAAAGGTAGAAGATAGCGACTGTTACTGTGCTACCAAGAGCTACGGGTGTAACCGTCGAACCATTTGAATACACATCCGGCGCCCAAAGACCGAGTGGAAGTATCTTGAGCTCAACAAGAAGAGCGATGAGAATCATAACGCCTGCGATTTGAACGTACTCCGGTGTGGCTATGAAACCAGCGTATCCCATGTTGAGAGTTCCAGCATAGACATACATCGAAACAACGCCTATAAGGTATAAAACACCTGCGACTGAGCCGAAAATGAGGTATTTGAAAGCTGCGTAAGAATTCCTATTCTGCGCTGCCAACACGTAAGCAACTGCAGCAATGATTTCAAGGAATACAAAGGAATTGAAGAAATCACCTGTTAAGAGTAGTCCGTTCAGTGCAGCTGTGAGCACGAGCAAGAGCACACCAATTTTGTCTTCGTACGTTGCTGAAATCGAAAGTGCGAGCAAAACCAAATTGACTAACAAAAGGAACGGATAGTTCACATTATCAAGCAGCAAAACAATACCGTAAGCTGCAGGCCATTTTCCAATTTCTACGACCTGGACTGGATGGACAAAGCCTATCAAAAGTGCAAGGTTGAAAAGAACAACAAGTGGCAGAATGTATTTACTCAGTTTCGGAAATGCTATTGTTGCAAATGCGAACGCAAGAGGAGCGGCAACAAGCAATGCGATCATTCTATCACTTCCTTTGCTGCGCGAATTTCTTCGGCATCGACTGAGGAGTATTCTTCATGGATGTGCACCAAAAGCATGGAAGCAACTGCCAATGTCCCGACACCTATAACGATTGCTGTAAGAACAAGGGCTTGTGGAAGTGGGTCGACGAAATTAGCAAGTGGTGTAACTGCAGAATAAATAGGTGCTTCTCCACCTTGCAGATAACCGAGAGATACTATGAAGATATTTACCGCGGTGTCTATTATCGTTAACGAAACGAGCTGTTTGAACAGATTCTTCTGGGAGACTATGCCGTACAGTCCAATTCCTATCA
The DNA window shown above is from Fervidobacterium changbaicum and carries:
- a CDS encoding complex I subunit 5 family protein gives rise to the protein MIALLVAAPLAFAFATIAFPKLSKYILPLVVLFNLALLIGFVHPVQVVEIGKWPAAYGIVLLLDNVNYPFLLLVNLVLLALSISATYEDKIGVLLLVLTAALNGLLLTGDFFNSFVFLEIIAAVAYVLAAQNRNSYAAFKYLIFGSVAGVLYLIGVVSMYVYAGTLNMGYAGFIATPEYVQIAGVMILIALLVELKILPLGLWAPDVYSNGSTVTPVALGSTVTVAIFYLFSRIFFNVLEPVKPMPVYILSLISIVVSQLAAMKQKTLGRALAYASIAGASTVMAALSSGSLGSEAIVSAAYLYLFNEAISMFILFTIYGYLNQKGFKSNSAAGIAFSLATISLIGFPLTAGFWAKITLLTALFKAGDFILPAVLLAATVIEAGYLIKWNVDLWYPKEENEEEEELYLPFGAQVVILLFALSLVVIGFMPDLVMSYTDKAASYVFDFRTYFDTLLKGGM
- a CDS encoding sodium:proton antiporter, which produces MIYYIVFILIGIGLYGIVSQKNLFKQLVSLTIIDTAVNIFIVSLGYLQGGEAPIYSAVTPLANFVDPLPQALVLTAIVIGVGTLAVASMLLVHIHEEYSSVDAEEIRAAKEVIE